From Myotis daubentonii chromosome 7, mMyoDau2.1, whole genome shotgun sequence, a single genomic window includes:
- the LOC132238785 gene encoding tissue factor pathway inhibitor-like, with product MTVPCNGRPDFCLLEAKVGRCRAHFIRYFYNHSSGLCEEFVYGGCEGNPNNFETKAECQRSCGDPDDSAQATAPSTPGTAKRNAGVQDFNYPSWCLTGADRGQCTANVTRFYYDSDAATCRTFSYGGCGGNENNFVSERACLKACTKAFTKRTPEGRLMETKRIKNSVEIGYEIY from the exons ATGACAGTGCCATGCAACG GGCGGCCTGACTTCTGCTTGCTCGAGGCGAAGGTGGGGCGCTGCCGTGCCCACTTCATTCGCTACTTCTACAACCACAGCTCCGGGCTCTGTGAGGAGTTCGTGTACGGAGGCTGCGAGGGGAACCCAAACAACTTCGAGACCAAGGCAGAATGCCAGCGCTCCTGTGGGGACCCGG ATGACAGCGCCCAGGCCACTGCCCCCTCCACACCCGGGACTGCCAAGAGGAATGCTGGAGTCCAGG ACTTCAACTACCCCTCCTGGTGTCTGACCGGGGCGGACAGAGGCCAGTGTACGGCCAACGTGACCAGGTTCTACTACGACTCCGACGCCGCGACCTGCCGCACATTCAGCTACGGCGGATGCGGGGGCAATGAGAACAACTTCGTCTCTGAGCGAGCCTGTCTCAAGGCCTGTACGAAAG cTTTCACCAAAAGAACACCTGAAGGAAGATTAatggaaacaaaaagaataaaaaattcagtGGAAATAGGATACGAAATCTACTGA